Proteins encoded together in one Musa acuminata AAA Group cultivar baxijiao chromosome BXJ3-6, Cavendish_Baxijiao_AAA, whole genome shotgun sequence window:
- the LOC135641665 gene encoding uncharacterized protein LOC135641665 isoform X2 produces MAMELLGLSKFKLQLLALIAEARDIRGSERSAREELQLSIQRREQIEAEYTKKLQELQAEIASHEESQRRLEDKVKYVETEKDLLKKKEKELKETINSLLQSREAFLSHYEDSTYQLKQSIQKRDRKLVLLTEKIHTQIQLFDSMEKEAAAIKQVVNTVEDTVNGKEQEVARLKRKVDQISTLEKDFVEKILHLEKKLSNYQLELRRRDATINELEEKLEAAKFTNNFQPQIEEISR; encoded by the exons ATGGCGATGGAGTTGCTCGGCCTCTCCAAGTTCAAGCTTCAGCTACTCGCGCTGATCGCCGAAGCCCGCGACATCCGA GGAAGCGAACGAAGCGCCCGAGAGGAGCTCCAACTCTCCATCCAG AGGCGAGAGCAGATCGAAGCGGAGTACACGAAGAAGTTGCAAGAGTTGCAAGCAGAGATTGCGTCGCACGAGGAGTCGCAGCGCAGGCTCGAAGACAAG GTAAAGTATGTTGAGACTGAGAAAGACTTactgaagaaaaaggagaaagagttaaaaGAAACTATCAACAGCTTGCTTCAGTCGAGAGAAGCTTTCCTAAGCCATTATGAG GATTCTACATATCAATTGAAGCAAAGCATTCAAAAAAGGGACAGAAAGCTTGTGCTCCTTACTGAAAAGATACACACACAAATTCAGTTGTTTGATTCAATGGAGAAGGAAGCTGCTGCAATTAAGCAAGTTGTAAATACTGTTGAAGATACTGTAAATGGAAAGGAGCAAGAAG TTGCTAGATTAAAGAGGAAAGTAGACCAAATTTCAACCCTCGAAAAAGATTTTGTGG AGAAGATTTTGCACCTCGAAAAGAAGCTTAGCAATTACCAGCTTGAACTTCGAAGGAGGGATGCTACCATTAATGAATTAGAGGAAAAACTTGAAGCCGCGAAATTCACTAACAATTTTCAGCCACAAATTGAAGAGATATCCAGATGA
- the LOC135641665 gene encoding putative pentatricopeptide repeat-containing protein At1g64310 isoform X1: MTSKSQLMQSLAALLFPASFSWSSLTTTVSKTKQFHAFLVTTSCLSLDHAFLAANLLRSYASHNDLLSARRLFDQCPHRTTLLWNSIIRAHARLRHFPLAYTLFNSMRRDHSAKPDCYTFACVLRACADNSDSSGAEMVHAIVLSSGLALDLIVSSSLVSTYSKLGFLNNARTVFDQLHTPDLVVWNSIIAGYGYGGFWQEGLQLFRRMRETNAKPDGYSMVALISCIWNPSILHFAKGIHGLCLKGGYDCSSHVSSALVTMYARCRLMDLACQIFSCIYQPDLVTWSALISGFSLAGQYKEALTLFRKMTSSGKRPDAILIACALSACSSIAAIRPGKEIHCYSMRSSINLDTAVSCGLIDMYAKCGFPELGFQLFELMPEKGVIAYNAVISGLGSHGLVDQAFFLLKWMLDRGYQPDAATFSALLCACCHSGLLDKGLELFNRMRDEFGIEVQMEHYVYMVKILAMVGRLKEAYDFIHTMPKPADSGVWGALLWGCNIHGHLEMGRIVAKKLFEIDPRKAAYRVMLSNIYAAEEKWEVVKTLRDQIAVVGLQKNPAFSWIGDHDL; this comes from the coding sequence ATGACATCTAAatcgcaattaatgcaatcattgGCAGCCCTTCTCTTTCCTGCTTCTTTTTCTTGGTCTTCTCTGACGACAACCGTGTCCAAGACCAAGCAGTTCCATGCGTTCCTCGTCACTACCTCCTGCCTCTCCCTAGACCACGCCTTTTTGGCCGCGAATCTCCTCCGCTCCTATGCCTCCCATAACGACCTACTCTCTGCTCGTCGCCTGTTCGACCAATGTCCCCACCGAACCACCCTCCTCTGGAATTCCATCATACGAGCCCATGCTCGCCTCCGCCACTTCCCCCTTGCCTACACCCTCTTCAACAGCATGCGCCGTGATCATAGCGCTAAGCCTGATTGCTACACCTTTGCCTGTGTCCTTCGTGCCTGTGCGGACAACTCTGATAGCAGTGGTGCTGAGATGGTCCATGCCATTGTCCTGTCATCTGGTCTTGCCCTTGATCTTATAGTCAGCAGCTCCCTGGTTAGCACCTACTCAAAACTAGGCTTTCTCAACAATGCTAGAACCGTGTTCGATCAGTTGCATACACCAGATTTGGTGGTATGGAATTCAATCATTGCAGGATACGGGTACGGTGGTTTTTGGCAGGAGGGGTTGCAATTATTTCGAAGAATGAGAGAGACCAATGCAAAACCAGATGGGTACTCCATGGTTGCATTGATCTCCTGCATCTGGAATCCAAGCATTCTGCATTTTGCCAAAGGAATACATGGACTTTGCTTGAAAGGAGGGTATGATTGCAGCTCACATGTGAGCAGTGCACTTGTTACCATGTATGCCAGATGCAGGTTGATGGACTTGGCTTGTCAAATCTTCAGTTGTATATACCAGCCAGATCTGGTTACTTGGTCAGCTCTTATATCTGGTTTTTCACTGGCAGGACAATACAAGGAGGCTCTAACGCTGTTTAGAAAAATGACTAGTTCAGGTAAAAGGCCAGATGCGATCTTAATTGCTTGTGCTCTCTCTGCTTGTTCTTCGATTGCAGCAATCAGACCAGGCAAAGAGATCCATTGTTATTCCATGAGGAGCAGCATCAATCTAGACACTGCAGTATCATGTGGTCTCATAGATATGTATGCGAAATGTGGTTTTCCTGAATTGGGATTTCAGTTGTTTGAATTGATGCCGGAGAAGGGTGTAATTGCCTATAATGCAGTTATATCAGGTCTAGGTTCCCATGGACTTGTTGACCaggctttttttcttttaaagtgGATGCTTGATAGAGGCTATCAGCCTGATGCTGCCACATTTTCAGCTCTTCTATGTGCTTGTTGCCATTCAGGGCTTTTGGATAAAGGATTGGAGCTCTTTAATAGAATGAGAGATGAATTTGGTATAGAAGTACAGATGGAACACTATGTGTACATGGTAAAGATTCTTGCAATGGTTGGTCGATTGAAAGAGGCTTATGATTTTATACATACAATGCCAAAGCCAGCAGATTCTGGTGTTTGGGGGGCATTGTTATGGGGTTGTAACATTCATGGTCATCTGGAGATGGGCAGAATTGTTGCTAAAAAGCTCTTTGAGATAGATCCAAGAAAGGCTGCATACAGAGTGATGCTTTCCAACATATATGCTGCCGAAGAGAAGTGGGAAGTTGTAAAGACTCTAAGGGATCAGATTGCAGTAGTAGGTTTGCAAAAGAATCCTGCATTCAGTTGGATTGGAGACCATGATCTATGA
- the LOC135641665 gene encoding uncharacterized protein LOC135641665 isoform X3: MAMELLGLSKFKLQLLALIAEARDIRGSERSAREELQLSIQRREQIEAEYTKKLQELQAEIASHEESQRRLEDKVKYVETEKDLLKKKEKELKETINSLLQSREAFLSHYEDSTYQLKQSIQKRDRKLVLLTEKIHTQIQLFDSMEKEAAAIKQVVNTVEDTVNGKEQEVARLKRKVDQISTLEKDFVEFCQVMNFTVQSHCGVGLFSGSLKG, encoded by the exons ATGGCGATGGAGTTGCTCGGCCTCTCCAAGTTCAAGCTTCAGCTACTCGCGCTGATCGCCGAAGCCCGCGACATCCGA GGAAGCGAACGAAGCGCCCGAGAGGAGCTCCAACTCTCCATCCAG AGGCGAGAGCAGATCGAAGCGGAGTACACGAAGAAGTTGCAAGAGTTGCAAGCAGAGATTGCGTCGCACGAGGAGTCGCAGCGCAGGCTCGAAGACAAG GTAAAGTATGTTGAGACTGAGAAAGACTTactgaagaaaaaggagaaagagttaaaaGAAACTATCAACAGCTTGCTTCAGTCGAGAGAAGCTTTCCTAAGCCATTATGAG GATTCTACATATCAATTGAAGCAAAGCATTCAAAAAAGGGACAGAAAGCTTGTGCTCCTTACTGAAAAGATACACACACAAATTCAGTTGTTTGATTCAATGGAGAAGGAAGCTGCTGCAATTAAGCAAGTTGTAAATACTGTTGAAGATACTGTAAATGGAAAGGAGCAAGAAG TTGCTAGATTAAAGAGGAAAGTAGACCAAATTTCAACCCTCGAAAAAGATTTTGTGG AATTTTGTCAGGTCATGAACTTTACTGTGCAAAGTCATTGCGGTGTGGGTCTCTTTAGTGGATCTCTAAAAGGCTAG
- the LOC135641665 gene encoding uncharacterized protein LOC135641665 isoform X5: MAMELLGLSKFKLQLLALIAEARDIRGSERSAREELQLSIQRREQIEAEYTKKLQELQAEIASHEESQRRLEDKVKYVETEKDLLKKKEKELKETINSLLQSREAFLSHYEDSTYQLKQSIQKRDRKLVLLTEKIHTQIQLFDSMEKEAAAIKQVVNTVEDTVNGKEQEVARLKRKVDQISTLEKDFVGHELYCAKSLRCGSL, translated from the exons ATGGCGATGGAGTTGCTCGGCCTCTCCAAGTTCAAGCTTCAGCTACTCGCGCTGATCGCCGAAGCCCGCGACATCCGA GGAAGCGAACGAAGCGCCCGAGAGGAGCTCCAACTCTCCATCCAG AGGCGAGAGCAGATCGAAGCGGAGTACACGAAGAAGTTGCAAGAGTTGCAAGCAGAGATTGCGTCGCACGAGGAGTCGCAGCGCAGGCTCGAAGACAAG GTAAAGTATGTTGAGACTGAGAAAGACTTactgaagaaaaaggagaaagagttaaaaGAAACTATCAACAGCTTGCTTCAGTCGAGAGAAGCTTTCCTAAGCCATTATGAG GATTCTACATATCAATTGAAGCAAAGCATTCAAAAAAGGGACAGAAAGCTTGTGCTCCTTACTGAAAAGATACACACACAAATTCAGTTGTTTGATTCAATGGAGAAGGAAGCTGCTGCAATTAAGCAAGTTGTAAATACTGTTGAAGATACTGTAAATGGAAAGGAGCAAGAAG TTGCTAGATTAAAGAGGAAAGTAGACCAAATTTCAACCCTCGAAAAAGATTTTGTGG GTCATGAACTTTACTGTGCAAAGTCATTGCGGTGTGGGTCTCTTTAG
- the LOC135641665 gene encoding uncharacterized protein LOC135641665 isoform X6: MAMELLGLSKFKLQLLALIAEARDIRGSERSAREELQLSIQRREQIEAEYTKKLQELQAEIASHEESQRRLEDKVKYVETEKDLLKKKEKELKETINSLLQSREAFLSHYEDSTYQLKQSIQKRDRKLVLLTEKIHTQIQLFDSMEKEAAAIKQVVNTVEDTVNGKEQEVARLKRKVDQISTLEKDFVDFAPRKEA; this comes from the exons ATGGCGATGGAGTTGCTCGGCCTCTCCAAGTTCAAGCTTCAGCTACTCGCGCTGATCGCCGAAGCCCGCGACATCCGA GGAAGCGAACGAAGCGCCCGAGAGGAGCTCCAACTCTCCATCCAG AGGCGAGAGCAGATCGAAGCGGAGTACACGAAGAAGTTGCAAGAGTTGCAAGCAGAGATTGCGTCGCACGAGGAGTCGCAGCGCAGGCTCGAAGACAAG GTAAAGTATGTTGAGACTGAGAAAGACTTactgaagaaaaaggagaaagagttaaaaGAAACTATCAACAGCTTGCTTCAGTCGAGAGAAGCTTTCCTAAGCCATTATGAG GATTCTACATATCAATTGAAGCAAAGCATTCAAAAAAGGGACAGAAAGCTTGTGCTCCTTACTGAAAAGATACACACACAAATTCAGTTGTTTGATTCAATGGAGAAGGAAGCTGCTGCAATTAAGCAAGTTGTAAATACTGTTGAAGATACTGTAAATGGAAAGGAGCAAGAAG TTGCTAGATTAAAGAGGAAAGTAGACCAAATTTCAACCCTCGAAAAAGATTTTGTGG ATTTTGCACCTCGAAAAGAAGCTTAG
- the LOC135641665 gene encoding uncharacterized protein LOC135641665 isoform X4, giving the protein MAMELLGLSKFKLQLLALIAEARDIRGSERSAREELQLSIQRREQIEAEYTKKLQELQAEIASHEESQRRLEDKVKYVETEKDLLKKKEKELKETINSLLQSREAFLSHYEDSTYQLKQSIQKRDRKLVLLTEKIHTQIQLFDSMEKEAAAIKQVVNTVEDTVNGKEQEGLFLIKPYCPYHQSHLKIDSIFSNKQLRLFNTALILFFSC; this is encoded by the exons ATGGCGATGGAGTTGCTCGGCCTCTCCAAGTTCAAGCTTCAGCTACTCGCGCTGATCGCCGAAGCCCGCGACATCCGA GGAAGCGAACGAAGCGCCCGAGAGGAGCTCCAACTCTCCATCCAG AGGCGAGAGCAGATCGAAGCGGAGTACACGAAGAAGTTGCAAGAGTTGCAAGCAGAGATTGCGTCGCACGAGGAGTCGCAGCGCAGGCTCGAAGACAAG GTAAAGTATGTTGAGACTGAGAAAGACTTactgaagaaaaaggagaaagagttaaaaGAAACTATCAACAGCTTGCTTCAGTCGAGAGAAGCTTTCCTAAGCCATTATGAG GATTCTACATATCAATTGAAGCAAAGCATTCAAAAAAGGGACAGAAAGCTTGTGCTCCTTACTGAAAAGATACACACACAAATTCAGTTGTTTGATTCAATGGAGAAGGAAGCTGCTGCAATTAAGCAAGTTGTAAATACTGTTGAAGATACTGTAAATGGAAAGGAGCAAGAAGGCTTGTTTCTCATAAAACCATATTGTCCATATCATCAATCACATTTAAAAATTGATTCTATTTTCTCCAACAAGCAGTTGAGGTTGTTTAATACTGCGCTTATACTTTTTTTCAGTTGCTAG